The DNA region CGCGTCAGTCCGACGAGCACCGCGACGGCCGCCCAACCGGCGAGCACCCCGACGAACAGCCCGGCGACGACGGCGAGGAACGGGCCGGCCAGCAGTCGGACGGTCCGAGGTGCGGCAGCCACGTCATCTCCTTGCGTCCAGCGGCCCCACCTGCGGAGACCGTCGAGAGATCATCACACCGCGCCGTCGGCTCGCGACACCACCGGCTGCACGACGTCGGCACGCGCCGAGCGTTCCACTCCCTGGGATGCCGGGAATGTCCGACCCCCGTGGTGTGGTTCGTCCGACATGAACCAGTCGGCATCCGCCCTCCGCGAGGGCAGCAGAAGCACCACCCTCGAGGGCGGCGAGCACCCCACCGGCCAGGCACCCCGCGCTGCGCGCATCAGCGCCTCGTTCGTCCTGCTCGTCTCGGCGCTGGTCGCCATCGGGCCGCTGACCATCGACCTGTACCTGGCCGCGTTCCCGCAGATCACCGCCGAGCTCGCCACGAGCCCGGCCCGCGTGCAGCTGACGATCACCGCGACCCTGGCCGGCCTGGCGCTGGGTCAGCTCCTCATCGGCTCGGTGTCCGACGCGTTCGGCCGTCGTGCGCCGCTCGCCGTCGCGCTGGGCGTCTACGTCCTGGCGTCGCTGGCGATCATCGCGACGCCCTCGGTCGAGGTGCTCGCCGTCCTGCGGTTCGTCCAGGGCTTCTCGGCCGCGGCCGGCATGGTCGTGTCGATGGCGATCGTCCGCGACACGTACGACGGCGTGTCCATGGGCAAGGTCATCGCGCGGCTGATGCTCGTCGTCGGCGTGGCACCGATCATCGCGCCGACGCTCGGCGCCCAGCTGCTGATGGTCGGCTCATGGCGGCTGATGTTCGCCTTCCTCGCCGGGTTCGGCGTGCTGCTGCTGGCCCTGGTCCTGTTCGTCCTGCCCGAGTCGCTGCCCGTCGAGCGGCGTCGGGTCGGTGGCACCCGCGCGGCCGTGCGGTCCTACGTCGGCCTGCTGACCGACCGCGGCTTCATGCTGCTCGCGCTCGTGTCGAGCTTCTACTTCGCCGCCCTGTTCACCTACGTCGCGTCCTCGACGTTCGTGTTCCAGGACGGGTTCGCGCTCAGTGCGCAGGAGTTCGGGCTGGTGTTCGGCGGCGGCGCGCTCGCGGTCACCGCGGGCAGCCAGGTCAACGGTGCCCTGATCGGCCGGATCTCGCCCGAGCGGATCCTCGTCGTCGCGGTCGACGCCGGGGTGGTGCTGGCCGGTGGGCTGCTCGCCGTCGCCCTGGCCGGCGGCGGACTCGTGCCGCTGGTGATCTTCCTGATGGCGACGCTCCTGACCGTCGGCTTCGTCTTCCCGGCCGTCCCGGCGATCGCGCTCGCCGCCAACGGGCACCGCGCCGGCAGTGCGGCGGCCCTGCTCGGCTCCCTGCAGTTCGGCGTCGGGGCGGCCGTCGCACCGATCACCGGCCTGTTCGGGCAGACGGCGGTGTCGATGGCGGGCGTGATGCTCGCCATGGTCCTGGTGTCCGCCGGGCTGCTGCTCGTGGTCTCGCGGATGTGGCGGACCGCCGGAGGCGCGATCCCGATCGAGATGGACGACGTCGAGCCTGCGGTTGCGGAGCCCCGTCTGACACTCGCGCGGCGTCGTATACGCGTCGTATACTTGCTCTGTGACCATGACCACCATCAAGCTCGACTCGGCGATCCGCGACCGGCTCAACGCCGAGGCGCGACGCCGGGGCATCACGGCCGGAAGCTTCGTCGAGCAGCTGTTCGAGACCTGGCTGCGTGAGCAGCGCCTCGCCGCCGTCCGCGAGGCGATGGCGCGCAGCATCCCTGAGCACCTGGCCACCTTCGC from Cellulomonas sp. KRMCY2 includes:
- a CDS encoding multidrug effflux MFS transporter, which encodes MNQSASALREGSRSTTLEGGEHPTGQAPRAARISASFVLLVSALVAIGPLTIDLYLAAFPQITAELATSPARVQLTITATLAGLALGQLLIGSVSDAFGRRAPLAVALGVYVLASLAIIATPSVEVLAVLRFVQGFSAAAGMVVSMAIVRDTYDGVSMGKVIARLMLVVGVAPIIAPTLGAQLLMVGSWRLMFAFLAGFGVLLLALVLFVLPESLPVERRRVGGTRAAVRSYVGLLTDRGFMLLALVSSFYFAALFTYVASSTFVFQDGFALSAQEFGLVFGGGALAVTAGSQVNGALIGRISPERILVVAVDAGVVLAGGLLAVALAGGGLVPLVIFLMATLLTVGFVFPAVPAIALAANGHRAGSAAALLGSLQFGVGAAVAPITGLFGQTAVSMAGVMLAMVLVSAGLLLVVSRMWRTAGGAIPIEMDDVEPAVAEPRLTLARRRIRVVYLLCDHDHHQARLGDPRPAQRRGATPGHHGRKLRRAAVRDLAA